A region of Neotabrizicola shimadae DNA encodes the following proteins:
- a CDS encoding Shedu immune nuclease family protein, with protein MAISVRQRDPVRDGTLEIEEYHPNFVCVYFVPPEWSLQAARLDPKQAKAHRTKLLDINGQDRYLTIYPIGTFGDKPDFLKPKYRQVERITIADTNLVVPGYDEFFAPGGSVPTTPDAVVEMLEDLPSAFTKDYAYGLGLAKPYRFIIDAVEALSDCTELVISGKEKTGPASNEKLFFISKQDFELARRAMNSIDSLVQTAARSVKGTAAHNILAERLGVAKLDPKVGRHPYRKLFTTFAQGKTELSEDDQNAVIGALTNHAADIAEDQPEKLAKLRGDIELVTLEALIKRYEVMLSETLVEDRWQDFFNENPFILNMAFGYPIIKVRGQASVGGRKLSGDGEKITDFLVKNSLTNNTTIFEIKTPQTAVLNKTPFRDGVYTPSSDLSGSINQALDQKYQFQSHIAQIKHNSRISDLESYAVHCCLVIGKTPEGDDRKKSFEIFRRNSKDVEIVTFDELLEKLKLLSLFLRAADHPINDVKSRGDRNG; from the coding sequence ATGGCCATCTCAGTTCGACAGCGCGACCCTGTGCGTGATGGCACCCTCGAGATCGAGGAATATCACCCTAACTTTGTCTGCGTGTACTTCGTCCCGCCCGAGTGGAGCCTTCAGGCCGCCAGGCTTGATCCGAAACAGGCAAAAGCGCACCGAACCAAGCTGTTGGATATCAACGGGCAAGACCGGTACCTGACTATCTACCCGATCGGGACTTTTGGCGACAAACCCGACTTCCTGAAACCGAAATATCGCCAAGTGGAGCGGATCACTATCGCCGACACGAATTTAGTGGTGCCGGGCTACGATGAGTTTTTCGCGCCGGGGGGCAGCGTGCCCACCACGCCCGACGCCGTAGTGGAAATGCTTGAAGACCTGCCATCAGCTTTCACAAAGGACTATGCATACGGGCTTGGCCTTGCAAAGCCATACCGGTTCATCATTGACGCTGTCGAAGCATTGTCGGACTGCACTGAGCTCGTGATCAGTGGCAAAGAAAAGACGGGCCCTGCTTCGAACGAGAAGCTTTTCTTCATTTCGAAACAGGACTTCGAACTGGCCCGACGCGCAATGAACAGCATCGACAGTCTGGTTCAGACCGCCGCTCGCTCCGTCAAGGGGACGGCAGCCCACAACATTCTGGCCGAGCGGCTTGGTGTGGCAAAGCTTGACCCCAAAGTTGGGCGGCACCCGTACCGAAAGCTGTTCACCACCTTTGCTCAGGGCAAAACAGAGCTCTCTGAAGATGATCAGAATGCCGTAATTGGCGCACTGACCAATCACGCCGCCGACATTGCCGAGGACCAGCCTGAAAAGCTTGCCAAGCTGAGGGGCGACATCGAGCTGGTTACGCTGGAAGCACTGATCAAGCGATACGAAGTAATGCTTAGCGAGACGCTCGTCGAAGATCGCTGGCAAGACTTCTTCAATGAGAACCCGTTCATCCTGAACATGGCTTTCGGTTATCCCATCATAAAGGTGCGCGGCCAGGCATCTGTTGGTGGACGGAAACTGTCTGGTGATGGCGAGAAGATCACCGACTTTCTGGTGAAGAACAGCCTCACCAACAATACCACGATCTTCGAGATCAAGACGCCGCAGACCGCAGTTCTCAACAAGACACCGTTTCGGGATGGAGTTTACACACCGTCGTCCGACCTCTCCGGATCAATCAATCAGGCGCTAGATCAGAAGTATCAGTTCCAGAGCCATATCGCGCAGATCAAGCATAACTCACGCATCTCGGACCTCGAGTCCTATGCCGTTCACTGCTGCCTCGTAATCGGAAAAACGCCCGAGGGTGACGACAGGAAGAAGTCCTTTGAGATTTTCCGACGGAATTCAAAAGACGTGGAGATCGTGACGTTCGACGAGTTGCTCGAAAAGCTTAAGCTGCTCAGTCTTTTCCTCCGCGCTGCAGACCATCCAATAAATGACGTGAAATCAAGAGGTGATCGCAATGGCTAA
- a CDS encoding restriction endonuclease subunit S: protein MFDGYIDFSDINEMPFKQREIETFRLRPGDILLNEGQSVELVGRCAMYADGPEDCCFQNTLIRYRAGPQTDANFAIQLFRYCQAIGIFSRIAVKTNSIAHLGVSRFAELELPFPPLSEQRKIAEILRTWDAAIEKLEALRAANLQRRIWMRTHLFTGRTRLPSYTGEWREVALGEVLTEHGLQGTGAEEVFSVSVHKGLINQIEHLGRSFAAADTGHYNRVLPGDIVYTKSPTGDFPLGIIKQSKISAEVIVSPLYGVFTPATRALGVILDALFGSPIAVRNYLHPLVQKGAKNTIAITNRRFLEGKLNLPMDPAEQAAIAAVVEASQDELTAIEAEIEALTRQKRGLMQKLLTGEWRVKVEAD from the coding sequence GTGTTCGATGGCTATATCGACTTCAGCGACATCAACGAAATGCCCTTTAAGCAGCGGGAGATTGAAACCTTCCGCCTCAGGCCCGGAGATATCCTCCTGAATGAGGGGCAAAGCGTGGAACTAGTTGGGCGTTGCGCAATGTACGCCGACGGGCCGGAAGATTGCTGCTTCCAGAATACGTTGATCCGTTATCGCGCTGGCCCGCAGACAGACGCCAACTTTGCGATTCAACTGTTCCGCTACTGCCAAGCCATCGGCATTTTTTCGAGGATCGCTGTCAAGACTAACTCGATTGCACATCTTGGCGTCTCGCGCTTCGCCGAGCTCGAGCTTCCATTCCCTCCACTCAGCGAACAGCGCAAGATCGCCGAAATCCTGCGGACATGGGACGCGGCCATCGAGAAGCTGGAGGCGCTGCGGGCGGCGAATCTTCAACGTCGCATCTGGATGCGCACTCATCTGTTCACGGGTCGCACGCGGCTGCCTAGTTACACGGGCGAATGGCGCGAAGTCGCGCTCGGCGAGGTGTTGACCGAACACGGCCTGCAAGGCACCGGCGCGGAGGAAGTCTTTTCCGTGTCGGTCCACAAGGGCTTGATCAATCAGATCGAGCACCTCGGCCGGTCCTTCGCCGCCGCCGACACCGGTCACTACAACCGCGTTCTACCGGGCGACATCGTCTACACCAAGAGCCCGACCGGAGACTTCCCGCTCGGCATCATCAAGCAGAGCAAAATCTCGGCAGAGGTGATCGTGTCGCCGCTCTACGGGGTGTTCACTCCCGCGACCCGCGCGCTCGGCGTCATCCTCGATGCTCTATTCGGGTCCCCGATCGCCGTTCGAAACTACCTTCACCCGCTGGTTCAGAAGGGCGCCAAGAACACCATCGCGATCACCAATCGACGTTTCCTGGAAGGCAAGCTGAACCTGCCGATGGACCCTGCCGAACAGGCCGCCATCGCTGCGGTAGTGGAAGCATCGCAGGACGAACTCACCGCCATTGAGGCGGAAATCGAAGCCCTCACTCGCCAGAAACGCGGCCTGATGCAGAAGCTGCTGACGGGTGAATGGCGCGTGAAGGTGGAGGCTGATTGA
- a CDS encoding virulence RhuM family protein: MSEGELILYSTEDGTATIGLRAVDGTVWLSQREIAELFDKDVRTVNEHIRNVFAEGECDPGATIRKFRIVQTEGARQVEREVDTYNLDVILSVGYRVRSTRGTQFRRWATTVLREYLVKGFAMDDARLKQAEQWDYFDEWLARIRDIRASEKRFYQKVRDLYTTAIDYDKTSEQAQAFFKKVQNKMLWAVTGKTAAELIENRSDPSAPNMGLTSWKGTVVRKGDVGTAKNYLKAEEVEELNRIVVMYLDYAEDQARRRRPVAMAEWADKLDAFLSFNERDVLTHAGRLRMDVAQKLAVERFEVFDANRRAAEALAADEADIAQLEEMEKAAKGRKPGDYNE, encoded by the coding sequence ATGTCTGAGGGCGAGCTGATCCTTTACAGCACCGAGGACGGCACTGCGACGATCGGCCTGCGGGCCGTGGACGGCACCGTTTGGCTGAGCCAGCGGGAAATCGCGGAGCTGTTCGACAAGGACGTGCGCACCGTGAACGAGCACATCCGCAACGTTTTCGCCGAGGGTGAGTGCGATCCGGGAGCAACTATCCGGAAATTCCGGATAGTTCAAACCGAGGGCGCCAGGCAGGTCGAACGCGAGGTCGACACCTACAACCTCGATGTCATCCTGTCGGTAGGCTACCGGGTCCGCTCGACGCGCGGCACCCAGTTCCGCCGTTGGGCCACCACTGTCCTGCGTGAATATCTGGTCAAGGGCTTCGCCATGGACGATGCCCGGCTGAAGCAAGCCGAGCAATGGGACTATTTCGACGAGTGGCTTGCCCGCATCCGGGATATCCGCGCCTCGGAGAAGCGCTTCTACCAGAAGGTCCGCGACCTCTACACGACCGCCATCGATTACGACAAGACGTCCGAGCAGGCGCAGGCCTTCTTCAAGAAGGTGCAGAACAAGATGCTGTGGGCGGTCACGGGAAAGACGGCCGCCGAACTGATCGAGAACCGCAGCGATCCGAGCGCCCCCAACATGGGCCTGACCAGCTGGAAAGGCACAGTCGTACGCAAGGGCGATGTCGGCACCGCCAAGAACTACCTGAAAGCCGAGGAGGTCGAGGAACTCAACCGCATCGTCGTGATGTATCTCGACTATGCCGAGGACCAGGCGAGGCGCCGCCGCCCGGTCGCCATGGCCGAATGGGCCGACAAGCTTGACGCTTTCCTGTCCTTCAACGAACGCGACGTGCTGACCCATGCGGGGCGGCTGCGGATGGACGTGGCGCAGAAGCTGGCCGTCGAGCGGTTCGAGGTGTTCGACGCCAACCGCCGCGCCGCCGAGGCACTGGCGGCGGATGAAGCGGACATCGCGCAGTTGGAGGAGATGGAAAAGGCTGCGAAGGGGCGAAAGCCGGGTGACTACAATGAATAG
- a CDS encoding type I restriction-modification system subunit M has translation MTDQLTQQQVNQTAWAACDTFRGVVDAGQYKDYILVMLFLKYISDHWNDHLQIYRKQYGEDETRIRRRLERERFVLPEGASFYDLYESRNEPNIGERINIALERIEDANRAKLEGVFRNIDFNSEANLGRVKDRNRRLKNVLEDFAKPALDLRPSRVTEDIIGECYIYLISRFASDAGKKAGEFYTPSAVSRLLAKLAAPKPGDTICDPACGSGSLLIRAAEEVGSENFALYGQEVNGATWALARMNMFLHAKDAARIEWCDTLNSPALVEGDHLMKFDVVVANPPFSLDKWGAENADTDQFKRYWRGIPPKSKGDYGFITHMIEIAKRQSGRVAVIVPHGVLFRGGAEGRIRQALIEENLLDAVVGLPANLFTTTGIPVAILVFDRSREQGGANEGRRDVLFIDASKEFTPGKTQNVMDEAHINKVLETYAAREEIEKYSHRASPEEIAENEFNLNIPRYVDTFEPEEEIDVAALQKQINTIEAELTEVRSKMAGYLKELGVDV, from the coding sequence ATGACCGACCAACTCACGCAGCAACAGGTCAACCAGACGGCTTGGGCTGCTTGCGACACATTCCGGGGCGTCGTCGATGCCGGTCAATACAAGGACTACATCCTCGTGATGTTGTTCCTGAAGTACATCTCTGACCACTGGAATGATCACCTCCAAATCTATCGCAAACAGTATGGCGAGGATGAAACCCGGATCCGTCGCAGGCTGGAGCGCGAACGTTTCGTCCTTCCCGAAGGCGCCAGCTTCTACGACCTCTACGAGTCCCGGAACGAACCCAATATCGGCGAGCGGATCAACATCGCGCTGGAACGGATCGAGGATGCCAACCGCGCCAAGCTCGAAGGCGTGTTCCGCAACATCGACTTCAACTCCGAAGCTAACCTCGGGCGCGTCAAGGACCGCAACCGGCGCTTGAAGAACGTACTGGAGGATTTTGCCAAGCCTGCGCTCGACCTGCGCCCGAGCCGCGTGACCGAAGACATCATCGGGGAGTGCTACATCTACCTGATCTCGCGCTTTGCCTCCGACGCGGGCAAGAAAGCTGGCGAATTCTACACGCCCTCCGCCGTCTCCCGTCTGCTGGCCAAACTTGCGGCCCCGAAGCCGGGTGACACGATCTGTGACCCGGCCTGCGGGTCCGGGTCGCTGCTGATTCGTGCGGCCGAGGAAGTCGGATCGGAGAACTTCGCCCTCTACGGCCAGGAAGTGAACGGCGCGACCTGGGCGCTGGCGCGGATGAACATGTTCCTCCACGCGAAGGACGCCGCGCGCATCGAATGGTGCGACACACTCAACAGCCCCGCACTGGTCGAGGGCGACCACCTGATGAAGTTCGACGTGGTGGTCGCCAATCCGCCGTTCAGCCTCGACAAGTGGGGTGCGGAGAACGCGGATACCGACCAGTTCAAGCGTTACTGGCGCGGCATCCCGCCGAAGTCCAAGGGCGATTATGGCTTCATCACCCACATGATCGAGATCGCCAAGCGCCAGAGTGGCCGGGTGGCCGTCATCGTTCCGCATGGCGTGCTGTTCAGGGGTGGGGCCGAGGGGCGCATCCGCCAGGCGCTGATCGAAGAAAACCTGCTCGACGCAGTGGTGGGCCTGCCCGCCAACCTGTTCACGACCACGGGCATTCCGGTGGCCATCCTCGTCTTCGACCGCTCTCGCGAACAGGGCGGCGCCAACGAGGGCCGGCGCGATGTGCTGTTCATCGACGCCAGCAAAGAGTTCACGCCGGGCAAGACCCAGAACGTGATGGACGAGGCGCATATCAACAAGGTGCTGGAAACCTACGCTGCGCGGGAGGAGATCGAGAAGTACTCGCACCGCGCCAGCCCCGAAGAGATCGCCGAGAACGAATTCAACCTCAACATCCCCCGCTACGTCGACACCTTCGAGCCGGAGGAGGAAATCGACGTGGCCGCATTGCAGAAGCAGATCAACACCATAGAGGCCGAGCTGACCGAGGTGCGGAGCAAGATGGCTGGCTACCTGAAGGAGCTGGGCGTCGATGTCTGA
- a CDS encoding restriction endonuclease subunit S, which yields MLLPDVCTIHSGYTARGRLEGTHDGGVLTIQLGDISTNGNIHPERLTRVPLDDLPDRYFVRPGDVVFRSRGERNTASVIDKRLQEPALAVLPLLVLRPNIDVVLPEYLAWAINQPPAQRHFDLAARGTNIRMIPRSSLDDLALEIPDIGTQEKIVAIDALAEQERALAILVAEKRRKMLSLILGERANKLRPATLQERASR from the coding sequence ATGCTGCTCCCAGATGTTTGCACCATTCATAGTGGATACACGGCCAGGGGCCGCCTGGAAGGCACGCACGATGGCGGCGTGCTTACGATCCAGCTGGGGGACATTTCGACAAATGGCAACATCCACCCAGAACGACTAACGCGCGTCCCGCTGGATGACTTGCCTGATCGTTATTTCGTAAGGCCTGGCGACGTTGTGTTTCGGTCGCGGGGAGAACGCAACACGGCCTCCGTTATTGACAAACGCCTCCAAGAGCCTGCGCTCGCTGTCTTGCCACTGCTGGTGCTCCGCCCAAACATTGATGTTGTGCTGCCGGAGTATTTAGCATGGGCCATCAATCAGCCGCCTGCGCAACGCCACTTTGATTTAGCAGCGCGTGGCACAAACATCCGGATGATCCCCAGATCTAGCCTCGACGACCTAGCCCTTGAGATTCCCGACATCGGAACACAGGAAAAGATCGTGGCGATCGATGCACTTGCTGAACAGGAACGGGCGCTAGCCATACTAGTCGCTGAAAAACGCAGAAAAATGCTGAGCCTGATCCTCGGTGAACGAGCGAACAAGCTTCGACCCGCAACATTGCAAGAAAGGGCGTCTAGATGA
- a CDS encoding Fic family protein, with the protein MIQTHTLRITPTFLSIIAEIDEFKGAWRALGSLAPERLSALRRVATIESIGSSTRIEGSRLSDQEVQRLLSNLDIQTFSTRDEEEVAGYAQVMDTVFASWRDMDVTENHIRQLHRDLLRHSSKDQRHRGAWKTAPNSIAAFDETGRQIGVVFETATPFDTPGRMAELIDWYNTATRDRDLHPLLLIGVFVVVFLEIHPFQDGNGRLSRILTTLLLLRAGYAYVPYSSLESVIEQSKEAYYLALRQTQGTIRSDSPDWEPWLSFFLTALQRQMHRLRAKIERERLLMGSLPEVSAQLLDLVRDHGRLTIGDAERLSGQNRNTLKQHFRALVADGHLSLNGAGRGAWYSLR; encoded by the coding sequence ATGATCCAAACCCATACGCTCCGCATCACCCCGACCTTTCTTTCGATCATCGCCGAAATTGACGAGTTCAAGGGCGCATGGCGCGCGCTCGGAAGTCTCGCTCCCGAGCGGCTGTCCGCCTTACGCCGTGTCGCTACGATCGAAAGCATCGGTTCCTCGACCCGCATTGAAGGAAGCCGCCTCTCAGATCAGGAGGTCCAGCGTCTGCTCTCCAACCTCGACATCCAGACCTTCTCGACCCGGGACGAAGAGGAGGTCGCAGGCTACGCCCAGGTCATGGACACGGTCTTCGCCTCGTGGCGCGACATGGACGTGACCGAAAACCATATCCGCCAGTTGCACCGGGACCTCCTGCGGCACAGCAGCAAAGACCAGCGACACAGGGGGGCCTGGAAGACCGCGCCAAACTCGATCGCAGCTTTCGACGAGACAGGGCGGCAGATTGGCGTCGTGTTCGAGACCGCCACACCCTTCGACACCCCGGGCCGCATGGCTGAACTGATCGACTGGTACAACACCGCCACCCGGGACCGTGATCTGCATCCGCTGCTTCTGATCGGAGTCTTCGTCGTGGTCTTCCTCGAGATCCATCCGTTCCAGGACGGCAACGGACGTCTCAGCCGGATCCTGACCACCCTGCTGCTTCTGCGCGCAGGCTACGCCTATGTACCGTATTCCTCCCTCGAAAGCGTGATCGAGCAAAGCAAGGAGGCCTACTACCTGGCCCTTCGACAGACCCAGGGAACGATCAGGTCCGACAGCCCGGACTGGGAACCGTGGCTCAGCTTCTTCCTCACCGCGCTGCAGCGCCAGATGCATCGTCTGCGCGCGAAGATCGAGCGTGAACGACTGTTGATGGGCAGCCTTCCGGAAGTTTCCGCGCAACTCTTGGACCTCGTGCGAGACCACGGTCGTCTGACCATTGGCGACGCCGAGCGCCTGTCCGGCCAGAACCGAAATACGCTGAAGCAGCACTTCCGCGCGCTGGTGGCAGATGGCCACCTGAGCCTTAACGGCGCCGGGAGGGGGGCCTGGTATTCGCTCCGATAA
- a CDS encoding bactofilin family protein: MKTPHGDLDRWPDPAVANARRSVFAQDLVVEGDTTSSGPIEVQGNVIGSLRAPEITVAGSGRVEGSVVAHDLVVLGAVSGMISARNVQLAPSAIVQADVIHDRIAIEAGAELEGRLQRKA, encoded by the coding sequence ATGAAGACCCCACATGGCGACCTCGACCGTTGGCCGGACCCGGCCGTCGCAAACGCCCGCCGCAGCGTTTTCGCGCAGGACCTTGTCGTCGAAGGCGATACCACCTCCAGTGGACCGATCGAGGTCCAAGGCAACGTAATTGGCTCATTGAGGGCGCCGGAGATCACCGTCGCTGGGTCAGGTCGTGTTGAAGGTTCCGTCGTCGCCCACGACCTCGTCGTGCTTGGGGCGGTTTCGGGCATGATCTCGGCTCGAAACGTTCAGCTCGCGCCAAGTGCGATCGTGCAGGCCGATGTCATCCATGATCGGATCGCCATCGAGGCCGGAGCCGAGCTGGAGGGCAGGCTTCAGCGGAAGGCCTGA
- a CDS encoding WGR domain-containing protein gives MALAHLHRIDSEGNMARLYCIDVAATLFGDVSVLRTWGRIGTHGRTSIETCASVEEAERAASHTLRQKMRRGYLPAGQMVPPDLAV, from the coding sequence ATGGCTCTGGCGCATCTGCATCGCATCGACTCTGAGGGCAACATGGCGCGGCTCTACTGCATCGATGTTGCGGCGACGTTGTTCGGCGACGTCTCCGTCTTGCGAACCTGGGGCCGGATCGGGACCCACGGCCGGACGAGCATCGAAACCTGTGCTTCCGTTGAAGAAGCGGAGAGGGCGGCATCCCACACGCTCCGACAGAAGATGCGGCGGGGCTATCTGCCGGCAGGCCAAATGGTACCGCCAGACCTTGCGGTGTGA